A region from the Mya arenaria isolate MELC-2E11 chromosome 2, ASM2691426v1 genome encodes:
- the LOC128220371 gene encoding 60S ribosomal protein L10-like — protein sequence MGRRPARCYRYCKNKPYPKSRFCRGVPDPKIRIYDLGRKKASVEDFPLCVHLVSDEYEQLSSEALEAARICANKYLVKFCGKESFHMRIRPHPFHVVRINKMLSCAGADRLQTGMRGAFGKPQGLVARVHIGQPVMSVRGRDQHLASIIEALRRAKFKFPGRQKIFVSKKWGFTKWGREDYQRMRESHHLIYDGTTVQYKPDKGPLAAWKTRMEKIYG from the exons ATGGGGCGCCGACCAGCTCGGTG TTACAGATACTGTAAAAACAAGCCTTACCCAAAGTCCAGGTTCTGTCGTGGTGTGCCAG aTCCTAAAATCCGTATCTATGACTTGGGTCGAAAGAAGGCTTCTGTAGAGGACTTCCCTCTGTGTGTTCACCTTGTGTCAGATGAATATGAACAGCTATCCTCTGAAGCTCTGGAAGCTGCCAGAATCTGCGCCAACAAGTACCTGGTGAAATTCTGTGGCAAAGAATCCTTCCACATGAGAATTCGGCCTCACCCATTCCATGTGGTCCGAATCAACAAGATGTTGTCGTGTGCTGGGGCCGATAG GCTCCAGACTGGGATGCGTGGTGCGTTTGGCAAGCCCCAGGGCTTGGTTGCCCGTGTGCACATTGGCCAGCCTGTCATGTCCGTTCGTGGCAGGGATCAGCATCTCGCCAGCATCATTGAGGCCCTGAGGAGAGCCAAGTTCAAGTTCCCTGGCAGACAGAAG ATCTTTGTATCCAAGAAGTGGGGCTTCACAAAGTGGGGTCGTGAGGACTACCAGAGGATGCGTGAGAGTCACCACCTCATATATGACGGAACTACCGTCCAATACAAGCCTGACAAGGGTCCCCTTGCCGCTTGGAAGACACGCATGGAGAAAATCTATGGATAA